Proteins encoded by one window of Chiroxiphia lanceolata isolate bChiLan1 chromosome 26, bChiLan1.pri, whole genome shotgun sequence:
- the TCAP gene encoding telethonin, with protein sequence MVGPGVVGGCGGGLSARLGCSVSERDVGRGETFSAEWLDLELSTRPEERWCRREVDTARRESLEQRGAVRVLQQRSPWGLLRVGVLGQPLTQHLLPYSRTFPVPLFAPPDLRGAKGGLPRTLSRSLSHEAQRG encoded by the exons ATGGTGGGCCCCGGCGTGGTGGGGGGCTGCGGCGGGGGGCTCTCAGCCCGCCTGGGCTGCTCCGTCAGCGAGCGGGACGTGGGCAGGGGAGAGACCTTCAGCGCCGAGTGGCTGGACCTGGAGCTCAGCACCCGGCCCGAGGAGCG GTGGTGCCGGCGGGAGGTGGACACGGCGCGCCGGGAGTCGCTGGAGCAGCGCGGGGCCGTGCGGGTCCTGCAGCAGCGCTCGCCCTGGGGGCTGCTCCGGGTGGGGGTCCTGGGGCAACCCCTgacccagcacctcctgccctaCTCCCGCACCTTCCCCGTGCCCCTCTTCGCCCCCCCAGACCTCCGCGGAGCCAAGGGGGGACTCCCCCGGACCCTCTCCCGCTCCCTCTCCCACGAGGCCCAGCGGGGCTGA
- the STARD3 gene encoding stAR-related lipid transfer protein 3: MNKPTDLQHDLERSLPAIASISSSLSQSQGFSPYFLSPEKRKVISDVRRTFCLFVTFDLLFISLLWIIELNTKDGIQKNLKDEIIDYKFKSSFFDIFLLALFRFVVLLLGYAVIRLRHWWVIAVTTLVSSAFLIVKVILSELLTKGAFGYLLPIVSFVIAWLETWFLDFKVLTQEAEEERWYLAAQAAASRPLLYPRALSEGQFYSPPESFAGSDNESDEEGTGRKPLTAQEKEYVRQGKEAMEVVDQILAQEENWKFEKNNDFGDVVYTFEIPFHGKTFILKAFLQCSPELVYQEVILQPEKMILWNRTVAACQILQRIEDNTIVSYDVAAGAAGGVVSPRDFVNVRRIERRRDRYVSSGISTTHSLKPPLSKYVRGENGPGGFIVLKCPSNPRVCTFIWILNTDLKGRLPRYLIHQSLAATMFEFAFHLRQRMAELCSKP, from the exons ATGAACAAGCCCACGGACCTGCAGCACGACCTGGAACGCAGCCTGCCAGCCATTGCCTCCATcagctcctccctctcccagagcCAGGGCTTCTCCCCCTACTTCTTGTCcccagagaagaggaaggtCATCTCGGATGTGAGGAGGACCTTCTGCCTCTTCGTCACCTTCGACCTGCTCTTCATCTCCCTGCTCTGGATCATCGAGCTCAAT ACCAAGGATGGCATCCAGAAGAACCTGAAGGATGAAATCATCGATTACAAGTTCAAGAGCTCTTTCTTTGACATATTT ctcctggccctgttTCGGTTCgtggtgctgctcctgggctACGCCGTCATCCGCCTGCGCCACTGGTGGGTCATCGCG GTCACCACACTGGTCTCCAGTGCCTTCCTGATTGTGAAGGTCATCCTCTCTGAG CTTCTGACCAAAGGGGCTTTTGGCTACTTGCTTCCCATCGTCTCGTTTGTCATTGCCTGGCTGGAGACCTGGTTCCTGGATTTTAAAGTCCTCACTCAGGAAGCAGAAGAGGAGCGAT GGTACCTGGCAGCCCAGGCTGCGGCCTCACGGCCCCTGCTCTACCCCCGGGCTCTCTCTGAGGGACAGTTCTACTCCCCCCCCGAGTCCTTCGCAG GGTCGGACAATGAGTCGGATGAGGAAGGCACAGGGAGAAAGCCCTTGACAGCTCAG gaAAAGGAGTATGTCCGACAAGGCAAGGAGGCCATGGAGGTCGTGGACCAAATCCTCGCCCAGGAGGAGAACTGGAAGTTCGAGAAAAACAAT GACTTTGGTGATGTTGTTTACACTTTTGAAATCCCCTTCCACGGCAAGacctttattttaaag GCTTTCCTGCAGTGCTCTCCCGAGCTGGTTTACCAGGAGGTGATTCTCCAGCCGGAGAAGATGATCCTGTGGAACAGAACAGTGGCAGCGTGCCAG ATCTTGCAGCGGATCGAGGACAACACGATTGTCTCGTACGACGTGGCGGCCGGAGCTGCCGGAGGGGTGGTTTCCCCAAG GGATTTCGTGAACGTGCGTCGGATCGAGAGGAGAAGGGACAGGTACGTTTCCTCAGGGATATCGACCACGCACAGCCTGAAGCCTCCTCTCTCCAAGTACGTCAG GGGTGAGAATGGACCCGGAGGATTCATCGTCCTCAAGTGTCCCAGCAACCCCAGGGTCTGCACCTTCATCTGGATTCTCAATACGGATCTGAAG ggtcGGCTGCCGCGGTACCTGATCCACCAGAGCCTGGCTGCCACCATGTTCGAGTTCGCCTTCCACCTGCGCCAGCGCATGGCCGAGCTCTGCTCCAAGCCCTGA
- the PPP1R1B gene encoding protein phosphatase 1 regulatory subunit 1B, producing the protein MDPKERKKIQFSVPAPPSQLDPRAVEMIRRRRPTPAMLFQLSEHSSPEDENLPYQRSSGEGCLLKPKRTNPCAYTPPSLKAVQRIVQSHLEESGLGGGDSSDGEPDDGEHGCDPDSGLESAPGSQGRERSYFPAGLKAHKRKGGQKVSFAGGIDEREEDLKALTVSEIPEDPEGDEGDEEEPGQEQDGGTGERRHVGFSEVPPRPIGTERHSPTFPLGTS; encoded by the exons ATGGACCCCAAGGAGCGCAAGAAGATCCAGTTCTCCGTGCCGGCCCCCCCCAGCCAGCTGGACCCCCGCGCCGTCGAGATG ATCCGCCGGAGGAGGCCCACGCCGGCCATGCTCTTCCAGCTCTCTGAACACTCCTCCCCAG AGGACGAGAACCTGCCCTACCAG CGCTCCTCGGGCGAGGGCTGCCTGCTCAAACCAAAGAGGACCAACCCGTGTGCCTACACCCCACCCTCGCTCAAAG CTGTGCAGCGCATCGTGCAGTCCCACCTGGAGGAGAGCGGCCTGGGAGGGGGGGACAGCTCGGACGGGGAGCCCGATGACGGGGAGCACGGCTGCGACCCCGACAGTGGCCTCGAATCTG CCCCGGGGAGccagggcagagagaggagctaCTTCCCCGCGGGGCTCAAGGCGCACAAGCGGAAAG GCGGGCAGAAGGTTTCCTTCGCCGGCGGCATCGACGAGCGCGAGGAGGACCTGAAGGCGCTGACGGTGTCCGAGATCCCCGAGGACCCCGAGGGCGACGAGGGTGACGAGGAGGAgccggggcaggagcaggacgGTGGCACCGGGG AGCGGCGACACGTGGGCTTCTCCGAGGTGCCCCCGCGCCCCATCGGCACCGAGCGCCACTCGCCCACCTTCCCGCTGGGCACCAGTTAG